Proteins encoded in a region of the Fuerstiella sp. genome:
- a CDS encoding arylsulfatase → MNTVVKQTQIRCLVLCGVLFTSECVLRAQTLDRSVKTAANFEAAIPHPVQQKHAAEKLAQLYAKTGQRPNIVWIVVDDMGYGDPGCYGGGIAVGADTPNMDTLARNGLRLTSCYSQQTCTPTRSAILTGRLPVRTGLIRPILAGDKITRNPWADEVSLAKRLSDCGYHSVLTGKWHIGEGEGLRPHDVGFDEFYGYYPAQKEISQRFDERRYPDLLLNQDLMAAFELIGPGVDLVHGFAGGKTETVSSIGSTTDMGNADQVLADFSVKRIRELAAQEKPFFIEHCFMKVHADNFPNSRLKGSSAAKYYYKEGVAEVDLHIGSIVRALTDAGVLENTFIFVTSDNGPQMDSWPDSGYTPFRGAKGTTFEGGVRVPGIAYWKNMIQAGRQSDGLFDLMDLFGTALTLAGVSKDSLPSKKYYDFVDQTSFLLHDQGESNREAVYFWWGAELTACRMREYKLHVKVLLPQTPNLQIDMATLHTTGLAPWLFNLYIDPKEQTTVGHRRNAWLASVAAKLKAHAATYRIYPPKEIGLN, encoded by the coding sequence ATGAACACGGTCGTTAAACAAACACAGATCCGTTGTCTGGTCCTTTGCGGTGTCCTGTTCACATCTGAATGTGTGCTGCGGGCACAGACACTGGACCGCTCTGTGAAAACGGCAGCCAACTTTGAAGCCGCAATTCCGCATCCTGTTCAGCAGAAACACGCTGCAGAAAAACTAGCCCAACTTTATGCAAAAACCGGTCAGCGTCCCAACATCGTGTGGATCGTGGTCGATGACATGGGATACGGCGATCCTGGCTGTTACGGAGGAGGCATCGCTGTTGGAGCCGACACTCCGAATATGGATACCCTGGCCCGTAACGGGCTGCGTCTGACGAGTTGCTATTCTCAACAGACATGCACTCCAACACGGTCTGCAATTCTGACCGGACGACTTCCTGTTCGTACGGGTCTGATTCGCCCCATTCTGGCGGGCGACAAAATCACGCGTAACCCGTGGGCGGACGAAGTGAGTCTGGCAAAACGGCTGAGTGATTGCGGTTATCATTCTGTGCTGACCGGAAAATGGCACATCGGGGAAGGCGAAGGTCTGCGCCCCCACGATGTGGGATTCGACGAATTTTATGGTTACTACCCGGCGCAAAAAGAAATATCACAGCGATTCGACGAACGACGCTATCCCGATCTGTTACTGAATCAGGATCTGATGGCGGCCTTTGAACTGATTGGGCCTGGCGTAGATCTGGTGCATGGTTTTGCCGGCGGCAAGACAGAAACAGTCAGCTCGATCGGATCCACGACCGACATGGGAAATGCCGATCAGGTGCTGGCTGATTTTTCAGTCAAAAGAATCCGGGAACTGGCAGCTCAGGAAAAACCTTTTTTCATAGAACACTGTTTTATGAAAGTGCATGCCGACAACTTTCCCAACTCTCGACTGAAAGGCAGCAGTGCTGCCAAATATTACTATAAAGAAGGTGTCGCGGAAGTTGACCTGCACATCGGCAGCATTGTCCGCGCGCTGACGGATGCCGGAGTTCTCGAAAACACGTTCATCTTTGTCACGTCTGACAACGGCCCGCAGATGGATTCGTGGCCGGACTCGGGATACACACCATTTCGCGGCGCCAAAGGCACCACCTTTGAAGGTGGGGTTCGGGTTCCGGGAATTGCCTATTGGAAAAATATGATTCAGGCAGGACGCCAAAGCGATGGACTCTTCGATCTGATGGATCTGTTCGGAACCGCCCTGACACTGGCAGGTGTATCAAAGGACAGTCTACCGTCAAAAAAATATTATGATTTTGTCGATCAAACATCATTCCTGCTGCACGACCAGGGAGAATCTAATCGCGAAGCTGTGTATTTCTGGTGGGGTGCCGAACTCACCGCCTGTCGGATGAGAGAATACAAACTGCACGTCAAAGTTCTGCTGCCCCAGACGCCCAACCTGCAAATCGACATGGCCACACTGCACACCACGGGACTGGCTCCCTGGTTGTTCAATCTGTACATCGATCCAAAAGAACAAACCACAGTTGGCCACCGACGAAATGCCTGGCTGGCATCTGTGGCTGCAAAACTGAAGGCTCACGCCGCCACGTACAGAATTTATCCCCCCAAAGAAATCGGCCTGAACTAA
- a CDS encoding FxsA family protein, which produces MKTQSVPISITGRLLLAFILVPLIELTLLHQLYLRTSFITTLLVVVFTGILGVSLARRQGLAVWRGIHRQLAEGNNPSVEIVNGVMILFAGALLMTPGMLTDAVGFALLIPWIRQRLRLRLTDWFRKRTIRQFGGSRPSDRFRQQDTVSQPSVRVVDPPGTKASAGDRAD; this is translated from the coding sequence ATGAAGACGCAATCCGTGCCAATCTCAATTACCGGCAGGCTGCTGTTGGCATTCATTCTGGTGCCGCTGATTGAGCTGACCCTTCTTCATCAGTTGTACCTGCGGACCAGCTTTATCACCACCCTGCTGGTCGTCGTGTTCACCGGAATACTGGGCGTCAGTCTGGCTCGACGTCAGGGACTGGCTGTTTGGCGAGGTATTCATCGTCAGCTGGCCGAAGGGAACAATCCCTCCGTGGAGATTGTCAACGGAGTCATGATTCTATTTGCAGGGGCATTGTTGATGACTCCTGGCATGCTCACAGACGCCGTTGGATTTGCCTTGCTGATTCCGTGGATCCGACAGCGCCTTCGGCTCCGTCTGACGGACTGGTTTCGCAAGCGTACGATCAGACAGTTCGGTGGATCACGACCGTCGGATAGATTTCGTCAGCAGGACACTGTCTCGCAGCCGTCTGTTCGAGTTGTCGATCCCCCGGGGACAAAAGCATCAGCTGGTGACAGAGCGGACTGA
- a CDS encoding SoxR reducing system RseC family protein, which translates to MSSKDGRRKTKHSPFVVFISKAVTLIFGVGFGFGLPVFVLTQDAFSRDNMVKDPIGVILVMILLLMVVAMGCGAIWFSLFLKNRTPAEQEQVRQKLLQSADAPEMSGDTLFYSFEKLNKSGVGAVYVDPASRMLHFCNCHTHRGFWNVFASRWFSCAVDELRAAYAFKPPRTRRSGESHESLTVVTTGGKATIPGTAIGYRRMRAIIKEFKPVADPETATEHPGMLFALIGGAFIGFMFVYGTFDLRTTSDLYYVVGAVLGAVIAWLLVRFGGHFLKINVSEKKKQKSGHRKTPDYTFHADHQLNMGIYQDTTAGDDSGRNDVKSDRGKADA; encoded by the coding sequence ATGAGTTCGAAAGACGGACGCAGGAAGACGAAACACTCCCCCTTTGTTGTGTTCATCTCCAAAGCCGTGACACTGATCTTTGGGGTGGGATTTGGATTCGGGCTTCCCGTCTTTGTTCTCACTCAGGATGCGTTTAGCCGGGACAATATGGTTAAAGACCCCATTGGGGTGATTTTGGTGATGATTTTATTGTTGATGGTTGTGGCGATGGGATGTGGAGCGATCTGGTTCAGTCTGTTTTTGAAAAATCGAACTCCCGCGGAACAGGAACAGGTCAGACAGAAGTTACTCCAGTCTGCAGATGCTCCCGAGATGTCCGGAGATACGCTGTTTTATAGTTTTGAAAAACTGAATAAGTCTGGAGTGGGAGCGGTCTACGTTGACCCGGCCAGTCGCATGCTTCACTTCTGTAATTGCCACACACACCGGGGATTCTGGAATGTGTTTGCATCCCGATGGTTCAGTTGCGCCGTCGACGAACTTCGAGCAGCCTACGCTTTTAAGCCGCCCCGGACACGGCGATCTGGTGAGTCTCATGAGTCTCTGACCGTGGTGACCACCGGTGGAAAAGCAACGATTCCTGGAACGGCAATCGGCTACAGGAGAATGCGGGCCATCATCAAGGAGTTTAAACCCGTGGCAGACCCGGAAACCGCGACCGAGCATCCGGGGATGCTGTTTGCCTTAATAGGCGGAGCCTTCATTGGATTTATGTTCGTTTACGGTACCTTCGATCTTCGTACGACATCCGATCTGTATTACGTGGTCGGTGCTGTTCTGGGTGCCGTCATCGCCTGGCTACTGGTCCGGTTTGGAGGTCATTTCCTGAAAATCAACGTTTCAGAGAAAAAGAAACAGAAATCAGGCCACCGCAAAACACCAGATTACACGTTCCATGCCGACCACCAGTTGAACATGGGAATTTATCAGGACACGACCGCAGGCGACGACTCGGGCAGGAATGATGTGAAGAGTGATCGTGGAAAGGCAGACGCATGA
- a CDS encoding DUF1552 domain-containing protein: MNTSNSKSGRRTFLHGVGVTMALPWLESIPVWGDSAVTDNAATDSESADYPRRFAAMFMGNGINPGNWWAKGTGAEMQLGRCLEPMEPLKTRLNFITGLFNKNATDVHIHPGQTGNILSGASLQRGAVLKGDISMDQMLARHLGDQTVQPSLVLGCEHPLTGYHESNFSMAYSSHISWQNPTAPVPMEVYPSLAFDSLFDNQGSRRTQSVLDRVKEHAAHLSRLVSQSDRGRLDEYLTSVREVEKRVERMRAMKDRAGEHARNQGRTTITMDRPDNGLPEDIREHMRLMCDMIAIAFQTDKTRVATLLLCRDLSGLFYPFLDVRTAHHPASHDDESEAYERVTRYYCSQFAWLAERLNAMPEGNGTVLDNSCLLFISSMWSGSQHDSSKVPVLLAGNLGGTLETGRVLDYSEAGDENRKLCSLYLSIMDRMGVELDHFGDADTRLACL, translated from the coding sequence ATGAATACCAGCAACTCAAAATCAGGCCGACGAACATTTCTCCACGGTGTGGGCGTCACGATGGCTCTCCCGTGGCTTGAGTCGATTCCGGTTTGGGGTGACAGTGCTGTGACCGACAACGCTGCCACCGACAGTGAGTCCGCTGATTATCCCCGGCGATTCGCGGCGATGTTTATGGGCAACGGCATTAACCCCGGTAACTGGTGGGCCAAAGGAACGGGTGCCGAGATGCAGCTCGGCAGGTGCCTTGAGCCCATGGAACCGCTGAAGACCAGGCTGAATTTCATAACGGGTCTGTTCAACAAAAATGCGACAGATGTCCACATTCACCCTGGGCAGACCGGAAATATTCTTTCCGGGGCTTCGCTGCAGCGAGGGGCTGTGCTCAAGGGGGATATCAGTATGGACCAGATGCTCGCCAGACACCTGGGCGATCAGACTGTCCAGCCCAGTCTGGTGCTTGGCTGCGAACATCCACTGACGGGTTACCACGAATCCAATTTTTCGATGGCTTACAGTTCACACATCTCCTGGCAGAACCCAACGGCGCCCGTCCCGATGGAAGTCTATCCCTCACTGGCCTTCGACAGTCTTTTCGATAATCAGGGCAGCAGACGGACTCAAAGCGTTCTGGATCGTGTGAAAGAACATGCCGCGCACCTCAGTCGCCTTGTCAGCCAGTCAGATCGAGGCAGACTTGACGAATATCTGACCAGTGTGCGAGAGGTGGAGAAACGTGTTGAGCGGATGCGAGCTATGAAAGACCGGGCAGGTGAACACGCCCGAAATCAGGGCCGGACAACCATCACCATGGATCGTCCGGACAACGGGCTGCCGGAAGACATCCGCGAGCATATGCGGCTGATGTGCGACATGATCGCGATCGCTTTTCAGACGGACAAGACACGTGTCGCGACTTTGTTACTCTGCCGAGACCTTTCCGGCCTGTTTTACCCGTTTCTGGATGTGCGCACCGCACACCATCCGGCCTCACACGATGACGAGTCCGAGGCCTATGAGCGTGTGACTCGCTACTACTGCAGTCAATTTGCCTGGCTTGCGGAACGACTCAACGCCATGCCGGAAGGCAACGGTACTGTTCTGGACAATTCCTGCCTGCTGTTCATCTCAAGCATGTGGTCCGGAAGTCAACACGACTCCAGTAAAGTTCCGGTGCTGCTTGCCGGAAATCTGGGAGGTACACTGGAAACAGGTCGAGTGTTGGATTACAGCGAGGCCGGTGACGAGAATCGCAAGCTGTGCAGCCTGTACCTGTCGATCATGGATCGTATGGGTGTTGAACTGGATCACTTCGGTGATGCCGATACGCGACTTGCGTGTCTGTAA
- a CDS encoding cytochrome c3 family protein, whose amino-acid sequence MAIPGSRSIRRAPVTAAILACTAVMIALQVTGMERLSSPGGSRDIHAGLACTQCHRPADGTLRQQVQANVKHWLGFRKYGADFVHKQIKTDDCLDCHSSETDPHSTYRFLEPKFAEVRTKISPHDCLSCHTEHRGEISVRGGNFCQHCHQDLKLENDITSPSHELLTADARWDTCLMCHDYHDNHHWNTPRDLTQAVNVELIQDYLNGSEKESPYGDLIRLYADERTPIR is encoded by the coding sequence ATGGCGATCCCCGGCAGTCGTTCCATCCGACGCGCACCAGTGACAGCCGCAATCCTCGCCTGTACCGCAGTCATGATCGCCCTGCAGGTTACCGGCATGGAAAGACTGAGTAGTCCCGGCGGTTCGCGTGATATTCACGCCGGTCTTGCCTGTACTCAATGTCACCGCCCTGCCGACGGCACTCTTCGCCAGCAGGTTCAGGCAAACGTAAAACACTGGCTGGGTTTTCGAAAGTACGGTGCTGACTTCGTACACAAACAAATCAAAACCGATGACTGCCTGGACTGCCATTCATCTGAAACCGATCCACACTCCACATATCGTTTTCTGGAACCCAAATTCGCTGAAGTCCGAACGAAGATCTCGCCGCACGACTGTTTGAGCTGCCATACAGAACACCGCGGGGAAATTTCCGTTCGAGGAGGAAACTTTTGTCAGCATTGCCATCAGGACCTTAAGCTTGAAAATGACATCACAAGTCCGTCGCACGAACTCCTCACTGCGGACGCCCGCTGGGACACATGTCTGATGTGCCATGATTACCATGACAATCATCACTGGAACACGCCTCGCGATCTGACTCAGGCCGTCAACGTGGAACTCATTCAGGACTATCTCAATGGAAGCGAAAAAGAAAGTCCGTACGGAGACCTCATTCGCCTCTATGCAGACGAACGGACACCCATCCGATGA
- a CDS encoding DUF3365 domain-containing protein, producing the protein MTITGRQLTALALLVILVWTFVSAPPPLPDSHKAQGPSTASVPIQKVLQTIAAENDVVRSLYTQSIVGAGKTTGLKFSEDWKHPDVEAGPLPAVYLRTAAESLNHSPVPLGLFLGSHRPITASNHFSGTQKLHFENILKSRAAEFFFDESTERWTAMFPDFATVDACINCHNGHPDSPKHDWKLGDIMGATTWNYPKATVTVAEYMNIISAVRTGFRTAYKKYLTKVKSFDRKPEIGKRWPEQGFALPDADTFMTEFERRASRRTLEHLLN; encoded by the coding sequence ATGACGATAACCGGCAGACAACTCACAGCACTGGCACTGCTTGTGATACTCGTCTGGACTTTTGTTTCAGCTCCGCCGCCACTGCCGGATTCGCATAAAGCACAGGGGCCATCGACAGCATCTGTACCAATACAAAAAGTCCTGCAAACAATCGCCGCCGAGAATGATGTTGTACGATCATTATATACCCAGTCGATTGTAGGCGCCGGTAAAACAACGGGCCTTAAGTTCAGCGAAGACTGGAAACATCCCGACGTTGAGGCCGGTCCATTGCCGGCTGTGTACCTTCGCACGGCCGCAGAGAGTCTCAACCACAGCCCTGTTCCTCTGGGACTGTTCCTGGGATCTCATCGGCCAATCACTGCATCAAACCACTTTTCAGGTACTCAGAAACTGCATTTCGAGAACATACTGAAAAGCCGCGCCGCCGAGTTTTTTTTTGACGAAAGCACTGAACGCTGGACAGCAATGTTTCCCGACTTTGCCACAGTCGATGCGTGTATCAACTGCCATAATGGCCATCCCGACTCACCAAAACATGACTGGAAACTCGGCGATATCATGGGAGCCACAACATGGAATTATCCGAAAGCGACAGTGACTGTTGCTGAGTACATGAACATCATCAGTGCTGTACGAACTGGATTTCGTACGGCCTATAAAAAATATCTGACCAAAGTGAAATCCTTCGATCGAAAACCGGAGATCGGTAAACGCTGGCCTGAACAGGGTTTCGCTTTACCGGATGCAGACACATTTATGACGGAATTCGAACGACGTGCATCCAGACGGACGCTCGAGCATCTCTTAAACTGA
- a CDS encoding glycosyltransferase family 39 protein: MNSNSADSNPQFSWLTAVILGIAAFLISSSRINHGLVDSFLPDGPGLTTDESINIRQGIYLWNAFAQHGPLMMLPAKAEQVYGDPNYLPDYVPLGRFLLGATHELTSWAIPGAELSVVNVPAARLASSAALAFTVFLMALWTGRRYGVTTAVIAGVLLMTMPRVVGHSRIASLETLTTLAWFAALMPLLSWWTRARPPTALQATVSGCLWGVLMLVKIQAIFLPPTLVVFAISRYRLKSLIPLSIMAVTGLVVFFCGWPWLWLDPLQNTLSYLRSTAVRSPVNNWYLGHRFVDKLTPFHYPLVIAAVTIPLHTIVCVLTRLFQRRLQPEEGLLLLSAILPLSVFAIPGIPVYDGTRLFLFIMPAVAILAARGLALMFDTAWNSTSASTSPSPRKQPDLPKLLTGILCVLLLADAVMTATQLGPFAGDAYNVIVRAFDPDDEMFECSYWGDALNTQFWEQVPEGSSVAVAPVLHSPLLQHMMAMIPLVRQRGIQLEPFFYDPNEQRGLILLIHRLADLPPVLRNPPADNQPLVEIRLNDRILAQLIDTRKTTWSRKPAW, from the coding sequence ATGAACAGTAACTCCGCTGACTCAAATCCACAATTCAGCTGGCTGACCGCAGTGATCCTGGGAATCGCAGCGTTCCTGATTTCGTCGTCACGAATCAATCATGGACTGGTGGACTCATTTCTCCCGGATGGTCCAGGTCTGACCACAGATGAATCCATCAATATTCGTCAGGGAATCTATCTGTGGAACGCATTTGCTCAGCATGGCCCGCTAATGATGCTGCCGGCAAAAGCGGAACAGGTCTACGGAGATCCAAACTACCTGCCAGACTACGTACCTCTGGGACGTTTTCTGCTGGGAGCCACTCACGAACTAACGTCGTGGGCAATCCCAGGCGCGGAACTGTCTGTCGTCAATGTTCCGGCAGCCCGTCTGGCTTCGTCAGCAGCTTTGGCTTTCACCGTGTTTCTGATGGCGCTATGGACCGGTCGCCGTTACGGCGTAACAACGGCCGTCATCGCAGGCGTGCTGCTGATGACAATGCCACGAGTTGTCGGTCATTCCCGAATCGCATCGCTTGAGACTCTGACAACGCTTGCTTGGTTTGCTGCTCTGATGCCACTGCTCAGCTGGTGGACTCGCGCACGTCCGCCGACAGCTCTGCAGGCCACCGTCAGCGGATGCCTGTGGGGTGTCCTGATGCTGGTCAAGATCCAGGCCATTTTTCTGCCACCGACTCTTGTCGTCTTCGCAATTTCAAGGTATCGACTGAAGTCTTTGATTCCGTTGAGTATCATGGCCGTTACGGGACTCGTCGTCTTCTTCTGCGGCTGGCCATGGCTTTGGCTGGATCCACTTCAAAATACACTGTCATACCTGAGGTCGACAGCTGTTCGATCACCTGTCAACAACTGGTACCTGGGTCATCGCTTTGTCGACAAGCTGACTCCATTTCATTACCCATTAGTAATTGCTGCAGTCACGATCCCTCTGCACACAATAGTCTGTGTGTTGACCAGACTGTTTCAACGTCGTCTCCAGCCCGAAGAAGGTCTGCTGCTGTTATCTGCAATACTGCCGTTGTCGGTATTTGCCATTCCAGGAATTCCAGTATACGACGGAACGCGACTGTTTCTGTTTATCATGCCGGCAGTGGCAATCCTTGCCGCGCGAGGCCTGGCGCTGATGTTCGACACAGCATGGAACTCAACGTCTGCATCGACATCTCCCTCTCCCCGGAAACAGCCCGATCTGCCAAAACTATTGACGGGAATTCTGTGTGTACTGCTGCTTGCAGATGCTGTAATGACGGCCACCCAACTCGGTCCGTTTGCAGGAGATGCCTACAACGTCATCGTACGTGCGTTTGATCCCGATGATGAAATGTTCGAATGCAGTTACTGGGGTGACGCACTGAACACACAATTCTGGGAACAGGTTCCGGAGGGAAGCTCCGTGGCAGTTGCGCCCGTCCTTCATTCGCCTCTGCTGCAACACATGATGGCAATGATCCCGTTGGTACGGCAGCGAGGAATTCAGCTGGAACCGTTCTTCTATGATCCCAACGAACAACGGGGATTGATTCTGCTGATCCATCGTCTTGCCGACCTGCCTCCCGTATTGCGCAATCCTCCAGCGGACAATCAGCCCCTGGTGGAAATTCGCCTGAATGATCGAATTCTGGCCCAACTCATTGATACCCGCAAGACGACCTGGAGTCGGAAACCTGCGTGGTAA
- a CDS encoding DUF1592 domain-containing protein, whose protein sequence is MQIHHVVITAIILFPGWILPRTMSAEPAAPDRQPDFADSVRPFLQTYCVECHGSEKQEGKLDLSHHSTSETIAKNYRLWDLVLERLEAKEMPPEEASRHPAPEVLRDVIDSLQALRRQEAQRRAGDPGRVLPRRLSNAEYDYTIRDLTGVDIRPTREFPIDPANEAGFDNSGESLAMSPALFRKYLAAARSVADHIVLKPKGFVFAPHPAVTDTDRDKYCVHRIVDFYRRQKVDYADYFLAAWQYKHRHDEGKSDASLVDVAAEAGVSAKYLTTLWSLLTRKRQAGGPLGDLQGMWRELPEPNAKHSDAVRSACEEMRDFVNRERLKFVVPPRSIGLQGISRGSQPLVLWENRQLAEHRMKYHIPETTSDEGDQLTSAHEEDIANFCEIFPDTFFVSQRDASVNPANRKEGRLLSAGFHLMVGYFRDDQPLYRLILDEQRQQELDALWQELDFITFAPVRQYRDFIFFERAEPRWFMRDSIFDFARAEDKNVSSEAMIRRLAEVYLTKARLPPESQTDDEEYGLDSEKHGGRDEALQAIEEYFTSMSARIRRVERSRLDAHSSHVEALQDFSEKAFRRPLTESERSGIPAFYQSLREEGLNHEDAVRDVVVSTLMSPWFCYRADLPQAGRVTSPLSDYDLASRLSYFLWASLPDDELLSHAAAGDLHRREVLLAQTRRMLRDQRVRGMATEFGGHWLDFRRFEQHNSVDRRRFKSFTNKLRKSMYEEPLRFFVDLVQRNGSILDFIYGDYTIVDAVLAEHYGMPSPNVERDDWVRIEDARRYGRGGLLPMSVFLTSNSPGLRTSPVKRGYWVVRRVLGQHIPPPPPNVPELPEDEAQLGDLSLRQIMARHRNDPGCAGCHDHFDSIGLVFEDYGPIGERREEDLGGRPVDTRATFPGGDEGTGLDGLRLYLSEHRQDDFVDNLCRRLLAYALGRSLLLSDEAAIQNMRDNLADQGFCFSSLVETIVTSPQFLNKRGRDYETEH, encoded by the coding sequence ATGCAGATTCATCACGTCGTTATTACCGCGATCATCCTGTTCCCGGGATGGATTCTGCCGCGAACGATGTCCGCGGAACCAGCCGCACCCGATCGGCAGCCAGACTTTGCGGACAGCGTACGTCCCTTTCTGCAGACCTACTGCGTGGAATGCCACGGCAGTGAGAAACAGGAGGGCAAGCTGGATCTCAGCCATCACTCGACGTCGGAGACGATTGCCAAAAATTATCGTCTCTGGGATCTCGTCCTTGAGAGGCTGGAAGCCAAAGAGATGCCGCCGGAAGAGGCAAGTCGACATCCAGCGCCGGAAGTACTCAGGGACGTGATCGACTCGCTTCAGGCACTGCGCCGTCAGGAAGCGCAGCGGCGGGCCGGTGATCCTGGGCGGGTCCTGCCTCGTCGTCTGAGTAATGCCGAGTATGACTATACCATTCGCGATTTGACGGGCGTTGACATCAGACCAACACGGGAGTTCCCGATCGACCCCGCTAATGAGGCGGGATTCGACAATTCAGGTGAATCCCTGGCGATGTCCCCGGCATTGTTCCGGAAGTACCTGGCGGCTGCGCGATCCGTGGCGGACCACATCGTGTTGAAACCGAAGGGGTTCGTGTTTGCGCCACATCCTGCTGTCACGGACACCGACCGGGATAAGTACTGTGTCCATCGGATCGTTGACTTCTATCGCCGACAGAAAGTCGACTATGCCGACTACTTCCTGGCTGCCTGGCAATACAAACATCGCCATGATGAAGGTAAGTCGGACGCGTCACTGGTCGATGTTGCTGCTGAGGCAGGTGTCAGCGCCAAATATCTGACCACTCTCTGGTCGTTGCTGACCCGAAAACGGCAGGCCGGAGGGCCACTTGGGGATCTTCAGGGGATGTGGAGGGAACTCCCGGAACCGAACGCCAAACACTCTGATGCTGTCCGCAGTGCCTGTGAAGAGATGCGCGACTTCGTCAATCGTGAGCGACTCAAATTTGTCGTCCCCCCGCGCAGCATTGGTTTGCAGGGGATCTCAAGGGGATCTCAGCCTCTGGTACTCTGGGAGAATCGTCAACTGGCTGAGCACCGTATGAAATATCACATACCGGAAACCACCTCTGACGAGGGTGATCAGCTGACGTCTGCTCATGAGGAAGACATTGCAAATTTCTGTGAGATTTTTCCCGATACGTTTTTCGTGTCGCAACGCGACGCTTCCGTCAATCCGGCAAATCGCAAAGAGGGACGGTTGCTGAGCGCTGGTTTCCATCTGATGGTTGGTTACTTCCGCGACGATCAACCACTGTACCGGCTGATTCTGGATGAACAACGGCAGCAGGAACTGGACGCTCTCTGGCAGGAACTCGATTTCATTACGTTTGCCCCTGTACGGCAATACAGGGATTTCATCTTCTTCGAACGCGCGGAACCTCGCTGGTTCATGCGGGATTCCATCTTTGATTTTGCACGGGCGGAGGACAAGAACGTCAGCTCTGAAGCAATGATCCGGCGACTTGCCGAGGTCTATCTGACGAAGGCCCGTCTACCACCTGAGTCACAGACCGACGACGAGGAGTATGGACTGGATTCCGAAAAACACGGCGGCCGGGATGAGGCTCTGCAGGCGATCGAGGAATATTTTACGAGTATGTCTGCCCGAATCCGCAGGGTGGAACGTTCGCGTCTGGACGCCCACAGCAGTCATGTTGAGGCTCTCCAGGATTTTTCAGAGAAAGCCTTCCGACGTCCCTTGACTGAGTCAGAACGCAGTGGGATTCCTGCATTCTATCAGTCTCTGCGAGAGGAAGGCCTGAACCACGAAGATGCTGTCCGCGATGTGGTGGTGAGCACACTGATGTCACCCTGGTTCTGTTATCGCGCCGATCTTCCCCAGGCCGGCAGGGTTACCAGTCCGTTGTCTGACTACGATCTGGCCAGTCGGCTGAGCTACTTTCTTTGGGCCAGCCTGCCTGATGACGAGTTGTTGAGCCATGCCGCGGCCGGAGACCTGCACAGGCGTGAGGTTCTTCTTGCTCAGACACGACGCATGCTGCGGGACCAACGCGTCCGGGGTATGGCTACGGAATTTGGCGGTCACTGGCTGGACTTTCGCCGGTTCGAGCAGCACAACAGCGTCGACCGCAGGCGTTTCAAAAGCTTTACAAACAAACTTCGAAAGTCGATGTACGAAGAGCCTCTGCGTTTCTTTGTTGACCTCGTGCAGCGAAATGGCTCGATACTCGATTTTATCTATGGCGACTACACAATTGTGGATGCCGTTCTGGCCGAACACTACGGAATGCCGTCACCAAATGTGGAGCGAGACGACTGGGTCCGGATTGAAGACGCGCGGCGTTACGGACGTGGGGGGCTGCTGCCGATGTCTGTATTCCTGACCAGCAATTCACCGGGACTGCGGACCAGTCCGGTGAAACGTGGCTATTGGGTTGTCCGTCGCGTGCTTGGCCAGCACATTCCGCCACCCCCGCCGAATGTCCCCGAGTTGCCGGAGGACGAGGCACAACTGGGGGACCTTTCACTGCGACAAATCATGGCCCGACACCGTAATGATCCTGGTTGCGCCGGCTGTCACGATCATTTCGATTCGATTGGTCTGGTCTTCGAAGATTACGGTCCGATTGGTGAGCGGCGTGAAGAGGATCTCGGCGGTCGGCCCGTCGATACTCGTGCAACGTTTCCGGGTGGTGACGAGGGGACCGGACTGGACGGTCTGCGCCTCTATTTGTCTGAACACCGCCAGGACGATTTTGTCGATAACCTCTGCCGCAGGTTACTGGCCTATGCCCTCGGACGCAGCCTGCTGCTTTCGGATGAGGCTGCGATTCAAAATATGCGAGATAATCTGGCGGACCAGGGTTTCTGCTTTAGCAGTTTGGTGGAAACCATCGTTACCAGCCCCCAGTTCCTCAATAAACGCGGTCGAGATTACGAAACTGAGCATTGA